Part of the Candidatus Nanopelagicales bacterium genome is shown below.
TCACGGCGACGATGCGAAGCGCGATAGCGCGCAATGCATCGCTGACAAGCGCGATGTCCTGGGATTGCTATGGGTTCGGTTGCCGCTGGTTGTGGAAGCCATGACCAGCAAGACGAAAGTGTGCGGGGTGGGTGCAGGCTTGTACCCTCAGTGGGGTGCAGAGGGGGATGCAAAATTAACCGTTTGTGAGGGTAACTCGCTGGGCACGCAACCCAAAGATCGTGCATCCTCGGTGTCTCCCCGCTACTATTTGAAGATTCAACTAAATGATTCTTCCGCTACAGGGTCTCTGAGAAATCAGGGACCCTGTAGTCATTTCAGTGCGGGCCGCGCGCCAAAGTTGACGACGTTGCGATACATAGTCATACTTTTGACCATGTCCACGATGCCCCTTGCTGAAGTGAAGGCCCATCTTTCTGAAGTGGTGAGTCGTGTCAACGGTCAGCATGAGCGGGTCACGGTGACCGTCCACGGGCAGGCTTCTGCAGTGATCATGTCGCCCGATGACGTGGAACGTTTGGAGGAAACCATTGCCGTACTCGCTGATGGGGCGCTCATTCGTCAGCTCACC
Proteins encoded:
- a CDS encoding type II toxin-antitoxin system Phd/YefM family antitoxin, which gives rise to MSTMPLAEVKAHLSEVVSRVNGQHERVTVTVHGQASAVIMSPDDVERLEETIAVLADGALIRQLTESEADLAEGRVEDLNALAAVMRARSTGA